DNA sequence from the Candidatus Aramenus sp. CH1 genome:
ATTCCTACAAATGAGGAAGTTTCCGCAACTCCTTTCTTGGCCTCCTCAACTCAAGTTGAACTTTTTCACTAATTATCGTTGTTTGCACTAACTTTGAGAGCAAAGTTTTTAAGTTTATTTTTATTCATAATATGGCAGATACATTATGGCGTCTAGGGAGGAGATCAGAAGATTAGAACAAGAGAAACTACTGGAGTGGGCTGCCGAGTACAATAAGGTGAAGGAGAGGGAAGCCAAGAGAAACGTGCTAATGAAGGCCCTCTACAGTGAGGAATACAGGATGCTGGCGCTGAAGAACGTCATCGTAGGAATAGTGTGGCTATTCATAGGCGGCGCGTTCGCGCTGATCCTAAGGTCCCAGGCAGGTCTGTCCTCCACTGGAGTACCCGTCATAGTAACCTCAGAGTACTACTTCCAGGCTATGACGAACCACGTCATGGACATGATCTTTGGCGCGGTATTTTCCACAGTGTTTGCAGTGGGCTTTTACGTAATACCCGCAGTGAACGGGACTAGGCTGATAAAGTGGCCAAAGGTCGCCAACGTCGGTCTGTGGATAGCCACAATAGGTCTGTTTATGATGAACTTCGGAGGCGTGGAGAACCAGTACTTGTTCACGTTCTTGAACCCACTCAAAGACTCTCCAACGTGGTACGTGGGCTACGCCCTAATGATAATAGGCGAATGGATGGAGATGGCGTCCGTGATAGGGACGTCCTTCATAGGCAGGATCAAGGGCAAACTGGTCCCCGTGTCAATAGGCTTCATCGTAATGGACATGATAATGATGGCGTTGGCCAACATATCGGTGTTCATAGACGTCATATGGTCACTGTTGTCGCCAATAGGAGGTCTAGGGATAAACGTGTTTGGAGTGCCAAACGCTGAGGTGTGGAAGGGTCTTTTCTGGTTCGCAGACCACCCCCTAGTCTACTTTGCTCCCTACGCTCTGACAGGGGCCACGCTAGCCGTAGTCCCAATCTATGCAAGGAGGCCCCTATACAGCTACAGATTTGCAAGGTGGTTAATACCCACGCTCTTCGTGTTAGGCAGTAGCGTATACGTACACCACTTAGGTGACGATCCGTGGCCCCTTATACTGAGGGACATATTTGCCCAGACCTCTACGGCCCTTATAGCAATACCCTTCGCCGCCCTGTGGTTGCTCTTCTTTATCACACTAGGTGACCCGAGGAAGCTCAAGTGGGACGTAGGACTGGCATTCATTTATGCTGCTGCCGTGTGGAACATCATAGGAGGCATACAAGCAGAGCCCACTAACCCGGTGCAAGCCGTAGACCCAACAA
Encoded proteins:
- a CDS encoding cbb3-type cytochrome c oxidase subunit I, with translation MASREEIRRLEQEKLLEWAAEYNKVKEREAKRNVLMKALYSEEYRMLALKNVIVGIVWLFIGGAFALILRSQAGLSSTGVPVIVTSEYYFQAMTNHVMDMIFGAVFSTVFAVGFYVIPAVNGTRLIKWPKVANVGLWIATIGLFMMNFGGVENQYLFTFLNPLKDSPTWYVGYALMIIGEWMEMASVIGTSFIGRIKGKLVPVSIGFIVMDMIMMALANISVFIDVIWSLLSPIGGLGINVFGVPNAEVWKGLFWFADHPLVYFAPYALTGATLAVVPIYARRPLYSYRFARWLIPTLFVLGSSVYVHHLGDDPWPLILRDIFAQTSTALIAIPFAALWLLFFITLGDPRKLKWDVGLAFIYAAAVWNIIGGIQAEPTNPVQAVDPTIHNTGWIFSHFHIMLALYSVGGLLGVLYVVGPYLWGREWYSQKLAWLHFWGWQAGMGLFVTASAIGGFYGLIRREVAWAAFYEPYYQLIMIGGWLAGFATIVFAYNLILTLLYGKRVVETDIPMWAVITVAMERYGLRREGYKDEELPVALPADGMISRVAHEYDRVTVTRSSGVSRPEGVRSSEGTKEAKAMDNEAKLDSAKDPKLGRSSP